A stretch of uncultured Campylobacter sp. DNA encodes these proteins:
- the trpS gene encoding tryptophan--tRNA ligase, with product MRILTGLQPSGKLHLGNYFASIKQMVDAQNAGEQMFMFIANYHALTSVSDGAKLKSSTYEAAAAFLSLGIDPKKTVFWVQSDVKEVLELYWILSGYTPMGLLERAHAYKDKIAKGFESKHDLFSYPVLMAADILLYSAEVVPVGKDQIQHVEIARDIALKFNNAHGEILTIPQARVNDEVAIVPGTDGAKMSKSYGNTIDIFADAATLKKQISSIVTTSEPLQAPKQWRGCNVYNIAKLFLNEAEQTELQARYERGGEGHGHFKAYLNELVQGYFKDARDKFEYYQSHREILDEMLRQGAQRAAATAASLMQKVRAAVGIYR from the coding sequence ATGAGAATTTTAACGGGTCTTCAGCCCAGCGGCAAGCTGCATTTGGGCAACTACTTCGCGAGCATCAAGCAGATGGTGGATGCGCAAAACGCGGGAGAGCAGATGTTTATGTTTATCGCAAACTACCATGCGCTCACGTCCGTAAGCGACGGCGCAAAGCTTAAAAGCTCAACCTACGAGGCCGCCGCGGCGTTTTTGTCTCTCGGGATCGATCCGAAGAAGACGGTATTTTGGGTGCAAAGCGACGTGAAAGAGGTGCTGGAGCTTTACTGGATTTTAAGCGGATATACGCCGATGGGGCTACTCGAGCGAGCGCACGCATACAAAGACAAGATCGCCAAGGGCTTTGAGAGCAAGCACGATCTGTTCAGCTACCCCGTGCTGATGGCGGCGGACATCCTGCTATACAGCGCAGAGGTCGTGCCCGTGGGCAAGGATCAGATCCAGCACGTCGAGATCGCTCGCGACATCGCGCTTAAATTTAACAACGCCCACGGCGAAATTTTAACTATTCCGCAAGCGCGCGTAAATGATGAAGTGGCGATCGTGCCGGGCACAGACGGTGCTAAGATGAGCAAGAGCTACGGCAATACGATCGATATTTTTGCAGATGCCGCGACGCTAAAGAAGCAAATTTCAAGTATCGTAACGACCTCTGAGCCGCTGCAGGCGCCTAAGCAGTGGCGCGGATGCAATGTCTATAATATCGCGAAGCTGTTTTTAAACGAGGCGGAGCAGACGGAGCTGCAGGCTCGCTACGAGCGCGGAGGCGAGGGACACGGGCATTTTAAGGCGTATCTAAACGAGCTCGTGCAGGGCTATTTCAAAGACGCGCGAGATAAATTTGAATACTATCAAAGTCACCGCGAAATTTTAGACGAGATGCTAAGACAGGGCGCGCAAAGGGCGGCTGCGACGGCTGCTTCATTGATGCAAAAAGTCCGCGCCGCCGTGGGGATTTATCGCTAA
- a CDS encoding ACT domain-containing protein, with protein MKAIVTVIGKDKVGIVAGVSAKLAQLGLNIDDISQTVLDEFFTMMAVVSSEEKQDFTALKGELNELGEKLKVKINIQSSAIFDAMHNI; from the coding sequence ATGAAAGCGATCGTAACGGTGATCGGCAAGGACAAAGTTGGCATTGTGGCGGGCGTTTCGGCTAAGCTCGCGCAGCTTGGGCTAAACATAGACGACATCAGCCAGACGGTTTTGGACGAGTTTTTTACGATGATGGCGGTGGTTTCCAGCGAGGAAAAGCAGGACTTCACGGCTCTAAAGGGGGAGCTAAACGAGCTAGGCGAAAAGCTAAAAGTAAAGATCAACATCCAAAGCTCGGCGATTTTCGACGCCATGCACAACATCTAA
- a CDS encoding DUF2628 domain-containing protein, translating into MTDYAREILSDGKLLRQKLEIFLQTPSKVEIYARACEKFFAAGKQRELTYVSTWSWWAFFGTLFFFLYRKEYKIAAALFAVVVISCFIPFLDEYDRSIGMAISVSSGTMAKYYVCDSFVSLLDKQDDEVLRKGGGVNRWAIWLAVIFYALVAIVFALIISNGGKA; encoded by the coding sequence ATGACGGATTACGCTAGAGAAATTTTATCTGACGGCAAGTTGCTTCGACAGAAGCTGGAAATTTTCTTGCAGACCCCTAGTAAGGTTGAAATTTACGCACGCGCCTGCGAGAAATTTTTCGCCGCGGGCAAGCAGCGCGAACTAACTTACGTAAGCACGTGGAGTTGGTGGGCCTTTTTCGGTACGCTGTTCTTTTTTCTGTACCGCAAGGAGTATAAAATTGCCGCAGCCCTATTTGCCGTTGTGGTAATTTCTTGCTTTATTCCGTTTTTGGATGAATATGATAGAAGTATAGGAATGGCGATTAGCGTCAGTAGCGGGACTATGGCAAAATATTACGTTTGCGATAGTTTTGTTTCATTGCTGGATAAACAGGACGACGAAGTCCTAAGAAAGGGCGGTGGCGTGAATAGATGGGCGATATGGCTCGCGGTAATATTTTACGCTTTGGTCGCAATCGTGTTCGCGCTGATAATTTCAAACGGCGGCAAAGCTTAA